One genomic segment of Streptomyces sp. NBC_00239 includes these proteins:
- a CDS encoding (deoxy)nucleoside triphosphate pyrophosphohydrolase → MTVRVVVGGAVCRAGLLLAARRSAPPELAGRWELPGGKAEPGESGPEALVRELREELGVEAEALERIPGEWPLKPGLVLRVWTARLLSGEPEPLEDHDELRWLGPDELDAVDWLDQDRPAVAEAGRRLRAAAAAAPAASD, encoded by the coding sequence ATGACTGTACGAGTGGTCGTGGGCGGAGCCGTCTGCCGTGCGGGGCTCCTGCTGGCCGCCCGCCGCAGCGCCCCGCCCGAGCTGGCCGGGCGCTGGGAGCTGCCCGGCGGCAAGGCCGAGCCGGGCGAGAGCGGGCCCGAGGCGCTGGTCCGCGAGCTGCGCGAGGAGCTGGGCGTCGAAGCGGAAGCGCTGGAGCGGATCCCGGGGGAGTGGCCGCTGAAGCCCGGCCTGGTCCTGCGGGTGTGGACGGCCCGGCTGCTCTCCGGTGAGCCGGAGCCGCTGGAGGACCACGACGAGCTGCGCTGGCTGGGCCCCGACGAGCTGGACGCCGTCGACTGGCTCGACCAGGACCGCCCCGCCGTCGCAGAGGCCGGCCGCCGCCTGCGGGCCGCCGCTGCCGCCGCCCCGGCGGCCTCCGACTGA
- a CDS encoding SPOR domain-containing protein has product MNDSGAELPWLVIRQDDNGNRYRVGRYPSQAEAEKVADSLEHHGHRQLYWVERIGQTATTN; this is encoded by the coding sequence ATGAACGACAGCGGTGCCGAGCTTCCGTGGCTGGTCATACGGCAGGACGACAACGGCAACCGCTACCGGGTGGGCAGATACCCGAGCCAGGCCGAGGCCGAGAAGGTGGCCGACAGCCTGGAGCACCACGGGCACCGTCAGCTCTACTGGGTCGAGCGGATCGGACAGACCGCCACAACGAACTGA
- a CDS encoding ATP-binding protein: MIGVIDSESDCADSAEWAFPAEPGAVRTARHAVRGALRSWGLDAVGDVTVLLVSELVTNSLRYASGPIGVRLVRQNSATGHEPHASALLVEVSDPLPDPPRERVAAPDDEGGRGLHLVAVSAQRWGTRHGKTGKTVWFELALPGE; encoded by the coding sequence GTGATCGGCGTGATCGATTCCGAATCCGACTGCGCCGACAGCGCCGAATGGGCATTCCCCGCCGAGCCCGGGGCCGTGCGCACCGCTCGGCACGCCGTGCGCGGAGCCCTCCGCTCGTGGGGCCTCGACGCCGTCGGCGATGTCACCGTACTGCTGGTCAGCGAGCTGGTGACCAACTCGCTGCGCTACGCGTCCGGCCCCATCGGAGTCCGGCTGGTACGGCAGAATTCGGCCACCGGCCACGAGCCCCACGCCTCCGCGCTCCTCGTCGAAGTGTCCGATCCGCTTCCGGATCCGCCCCGGGAACGGGTCGCCGCGCCCGACGACGAGGGCGGCCGAGGACTGCACCTGGTGGCGGTCTCCGCGCAGCGCTGGGGGACCCGGCACGGGAAGACGGGCAAGACGGTGTGGTTCGAGTTGGCCTTGCCTGGTGAGTAA